One Aegilops tauschii subsp. strangulata cultivar AL8/78 chromosome 7, Aet v6.0, whole genome shotgun sequence genomic window carries:
- the LOC141027462 gene encoding uncharacterized protein: protein MAEEASHQSGNLDVVQVPGQKREYIVTLTGVELHGKETLEVICTSEPDKADEMISWIRRSACGSYPHIMGVDVEFTKNDEPPQMAAVLQISVEGLCLVYHIAAATKWPKRLKELLQEEKLFTFAGFSIKNDRDKLKLSGLEINPNKHIDIQRNWRVPYNGKPYDSLADVAASVIHPFYRKMKKKIDREADHKLWGDSPLPNYLIEYATIDAYATYKSWKIIGNIKRGLEISKEQQADPYYHCHYAG, encoded by the exons ATGGCGGAGGAAGCGTCCCACCAGAGCGGTAACCTCGACGTCGTTCAAGTTCCCGGTCAGAAGCGCGAGTACATTGTAACCCTCACAGGGGTTGAGCTCCACGGCAAGGAGACGCTGGAGGTCATCTGCACCAGTGAACCAGACAAGGCCGACGAGATGATCTCTTGGATCAGGAGGAGCGCATGCGGCTCGTACCCCCACATCATGGGCGTTGATGTGGAGTTTACCAAAAATGATGAACCTCCGCAGATGGCAGCAGTTTTGCAGATCAGCGTGGAGGGTCTCTGCCTCGTGTACCACATCGCTGCGGCCACAAAATG GCCAAAGCGCCTCAAAGAGCTCCTACAGGAGGAGAAGTTGTTCACCTTTGCCGGTTTCAGCATTAAAAATGACAGGGACAAGCTGAAGTTGTCTGGTTTGGAGATAAACCCCAACAAGCACATCGACATTCAGCGCAACTGGAGAGTTCCATACAACGGAAAACCGTACGACTCCTTGGCTGATGTTGCAGCCAGCGTCATCCACCCATTCTACAgaaagatgaagaagaagatcgaTAGGGAGGCAGACCATAAACTGTGGGGGGACAGCCCACTGCCAAATTACCTCATCGAGTACGCAACAATAGATGCGTACGCCACCTACAAGTCGTGGAAGATAATCGGCAACATCAAAAGAGGTCTGGAAATTTCAAAAGAGCAGCAAGCGGACCCCTACTACCACTGCCACTATGCGGGATGA